Proteins encoded together in one Bradyrhizobium sp. CB82 window:
- the tldD gene encoding metalloprotease TldD → MTNPATTSLLDRANLDRDQVRHEVARGLSGADDGELFLEYSQTEALMFDNGRLKQATYDTSQGFGLRAVKDDAVGYAHSSDVSLPALIRAADAVAAVRGGYSGNFAAPPPHSNVRLYGDDNPLDAPGFEAKVKLLAEIDAYLRDKDPRVRQVSVSLGATWQVVEILRPDGESYRDIRPLVRVNISVVAGQGDRQESGSKGYGGRAGYAEFIETKNWRDAADGALREALVNLESVPAPAGEMDVVLGAGWPGVMLHEAVGHGLEGDFNRKKTSAFAGLMGQQVAAKGVTVVDDGTIASRRGSLSIDDEGTPTNRTVLIDDGILVGYMQDRQNARLMNMKPTGNGRRQGYAHVPMPRMTNTYMLAGDREPGEILASVKNGVFAANFGGGQVDITSGKYVFQCTEAYKIENGKLGAPLKGAMLIGNGPTDLHRIRAIGNDLALDTGIGTCGKNGQGVPVGVGQPTLLMERITVGGTGA, encoded by the coding sequence ATGACCAACCCTGCTACAACCTCCCTGCTCGACCGCGCCAATCTCGACCGCGACCAGGTTCGCCACGAAGTCGCGCGCGGGCTTTCCGGCGCGGACGACGGCGAATTGTTCCTGGAATACAGCCAGACCGAAGCGCTGATGTTCGACAATGGGCGGCTGAAGCAGGCGACCTATGACACCTCGCAGGGCTTTGGCCTGCGCGCAGTGAAGGACGACGCGGTCGGCTACGCGCATTCCTCCGACGTGTCGCTGCCGGCGCTGATCCGCGCAGCCGATGCGGTCGCTGCGGTCCGCGGCGGCTATTCGGGAAACTTTGCCGCGCCACCGCCGCATAGCAATGTGCGGCTCTATGGCGACGACAATCCGCTGGACGCGCCGGGTTTTGAGGCCAAGGTCAAGCTGCTCGCGGAGATCGATGCGTATTTGCGCGACAAGGATCCGCGCGTGCGGCAGGTCAGCGTGAGTTTAGGGGCGACCTGGCAGGTGGTTGAAATCCTCCGCCCCGATGGCGAGAGCTATCGCGATATCCGCCCGTTGGTGCGCGTGAACATTTCCGTCGTCGCCGGTCAGGGCGATCGCCAGGAAAGCGGCAGCAAGGGCTATGGCGGCCGCGCCGGCTATGCCGAATTCATCGAGACCAAGAACTGGCGCGACGCGGCTGACGGCGCGCTGCGCGAGGCGCTGGTGAATCTGGAATCCGTGCCGGCGCCCGCTGGCGAGATGGACGTGGTGCTTGGCGCCGGCTGGCCTGGCGTGATGCTGCATGAGGCGGTCGGCCATGGCCTGGAGGGCGACTTCAACCGCAAGAAGACCTCGGCGTTTGCGGGTCTGATGGGTCAGCAAGTGGCCGCCAAGGGCGTCACCGTGGTCGACGACGGCACCATTGCCTCGCGGCGCGGCTCGCTCTCGATCGACGACGAGGGCACGCCGACCAACCGCACGGTGCTGATCGATGACGGCATCCTGGTCGGCTACATGCAGGACCGCCAGAACGCGCGTCTGATGAACATGAAGCCGACCGGCAACGGCCGCCGCCAGGGCTACGCCCATGTGCCGATGCCGCGCATGACCAACACCTACATGCTCGCGGGCGACCGCGAGCCGGGCGAGATCCTCGCCTCGGTGAAGAACGGTGTGTTCGCCGCGAATTTCGGCGGCGGCCAGGTCGACATCACGTCGGGCAAATACGTCTTCCAGTGCACGGAGGCGTACAAGATCGAGAACGGCAAGCTGGGCGCGCCGTTGAAGGGCGCCATGCTGATCGGCAACGGACCGACCGACCTGCATCGCATTCGCGCAATCGGCAATGATCTCGCGCTCGATACCGGCATCGGCACCTGCGGCAAGAACGGCCAGGGCGTGCCGGTCGGCGTCGGCCAGCCGACGCTTCTGATGGAACGGATTACAGTGGGTGGTACGGGCGCATGA
- the lepB gene encoding signal peptidase I, which translates to MSVEKMTATTKPKSSGKNRGKNSTWRGQLVQLAGIVAAVFIAKGALAEPFYVPSGSMEPTLLIGDALLASKFPYGYGTSSLPIQINLPETGRVFAETPKLGDVVVFRWPGDRSQAWVKRVVGLPGDRIQMRQGQLFINDRPAELKPDGLGQAEDDSGGSEPAYRYVETLPNGVSHLIFKMHDNGPLDNTPEVTVPAGHLFVLGDNRDNSADSRVPLRSGGVGLLPIDNLVGRADAVLGSWDLGMRSQPMWTWLSGFRMARFFTAVR; encoded by the coding sequence ATGAGCGTTGAGAAAATGACTGCAACAACCAAGCCCAAGAGCAGTGGCAAGAACAGGGGCAAGAACAGCACCTGGCGCGGACAGCTCGTCCAGCTTGCTGGCATCGTCGCCGCCGTGTTCATCGCCAAGGGCGCGCTGGCCGAGCCATTCTACGTGCCGTCGGGCTCGATGGAGCCGACCCTGCTGATCGGCGACGCGCTGCTCGCCTCGAAATTCCCCTATGGCTACGGCACCTCGTCGCTGCCGATCCAGATCAATCTGCCTGAAACCGGCCGCGTCTTCGCGGAGACGCCGAAGCTCGGCGACGTCGTCGTGTTCCGCTGGCCCGGCGACCGCTCGCAGGCCTGGGTCAAGCGCGTGGTCGGTCTGCCCGGCGATCGCATCCAGATGCGGCAGGGCCAGCTCTTCATCAATGACCGTCCCGCCGAGCTGAAGCCGGATGGTTTGGGTCAGGCCGAGGACGACAGCGGCGGCAGCGAGCCCGCCTATCGCTACGTCGAGACGTTGCCGAACGGCGTCTCGCATCTCATTTTCAAGATGCATGACAACGGCCCGCTCGACAACACGCCGGAAGTGACGGTGCCGGCCGGGCATCTCTTCGTGCTCGGCGACAACAGGGACAACTCCGCCGACAGCCGCGTGCCCCTGCGTTCCGGTGGCGTCGGGCTGCTGCCGATCGACAATCTCGTCGGCCGCGCCGATGCCGTGCTCGGCTCCTGGGATCTCGGCATGCGCAGCCAGCCGATGTGGACCTGGCTGTCGGGCTTCCGGATGGCACGGTTCTTCACCGCTGTGCGCTAG
- a CDS encoding PAN domain-containing protein, producing MGKGRLPGALMAKVMARAMARVVARGMAWVMLLVVLLAIVPASAQTAFDRPGGDYFNTPVASGDPEDCALLCERDRRCRSWSFSYPDVEGAPAVCWLKNTVPPRSPANCCISGVRGAGVIEPRVEGVETSIDRPGGDLRNFELKADEGEEACKAACTADNKCRAFTFARPGYTGRQARCFLKKEIKPPRRKAGFTSGVVR from the coding sequence ATGGGGAAAGGCCGCCTGCCTGGGGCCTTGATGGCAAAGGTCATGGCACGAGCCATGGCGAGGGTCGTGGCACGGGGTATGGCGTGGGTCATGCTGCTGGTGGTCCTGCTTGCCATCGTGCCGGCGAGCGCCCAGACCGCATTCGATCGGCCCGGCGGCGATTATTTCAACACGCCCGTGGCGTCGGGCGATCCCGAGGACTGCGCGCTGCTGTGCGAGCGCGATCGGCGCTGCCGGTCCTGGAGCTTCAGCTATCCCGACGTCGAGGGCGCGCCCGCGGTGTGCTGGCTGAAGAACACCGTGCCGCCGCGCTCTCCGGCGAACTGCTGCATCTCTGGCGTGCGCGGCGCGGGTGTGATCGAGCCGCGCGTCGAGGGCGTCGAGACGTCAATCGACCGCCCCGGCGGTGATTTGCGCAATTTCGAACTGAAGGCCGACGAAGGCGAGGAGGCCTGCAAGGCCGCCTGCACCGCCGACAACAAGTGCCGCGCCTTCACCTTCGCCCGCCCCGGCTACACGGGCCGGCAAGCGCGCTGCTTCCTGAAGAAGGAAATCAAGCCGCCGCGCAGGAAGGCGGGGTTTACGTCGGGCGTGGTGCGATAA
- a CDS encoding glutamate--cysteine ligase has protein sequence MARDQIDMTPLQSRDELVAWFEAGCKPVDDFRIGTEHEKTPFTLEGRRPVPYEGARGIGALLEGMKLLLGWEPIVEKGNIIGLYDVTGGGAISLEPGGQFELSGAPVETVHQTQSELMAHLAQVREIATPLGIGFLGLGMTPSWSRADIPVMPKGRYKIMTNYMPKVGKYGLDMMYRTCTVQTNLDFSSEADMVKKLRVSLALQPVATALFANSPFTEGKPNGFLSFRSEIWRDTDNARSGMLPFAFEDGMGFERYVDYALDVPMYFVKRGDDYIDVSGSSFRAFFDGRNNNLPGERPTLSDWANHLSTIFPEVRLKRYLEMRGSDGGPWGRLPALPAFWVGLLYDNTSLDAAWDLVKHWSAHERQALRDDVPRFGFKARIKDRYLFEIAKECLVLAHAGLRRRGRIDQLGRDETRHLEPLDHIIDCGRTPAEEMLEKFQGAWKESVEPAYEDYAF, from the coding sequence ATGGCGCGAGACCAGATCGATATGACGCCGCTGCAATCGCGCGACGAGCTCGTTGCGTGGTTCGAGGCCGGCTGCAAGCCGGTGGACGACTTCCGCATCGGCACCGAGCATGAGAAGACGCCGTTCACGCTCGAAGGCCGCCGTCCGGTTCCTTACGAGGGCGCGCGCGGCATCGGCGCGTTGCTCGAAGGCATGAAGCTCCTGCTCGGCTGGGAGCCGATCGTGGAGAAGGGCAACATCATCGGCCTCTACGACGTTACCGGCGGCGGCGCGATTTCGCTCGAGCCGGGCGGACAGTTCGAATTGTCCGGCGCGCCGGTCGAGACCGTGCACCAGACGCAGAGCGAGCTGATGGCGCATCTGGCGCAGGTGCGGGAGATCGCGACCCCGCTCGGCATCGGCTTCCTTGGCCTTGGCATGACGCCGTCCTGGTCGCGCGCCGACATTCCGGTGATGCCGAAGGGCCGCTATAAGATCATGACCAACTACATGCCGAAGGTCGGCAAATACGGCCTCGACATGATGTATCGCACCTGCACGGTGCAGACCAATCTCGACTTCTCCTCCGAAGCCGACATGGTCAAGAAGCTGCGCGTCTCGCTCGCTCTGCAGCCGGTCGCAACCGCCTTGTTTGCCAATTCGCCGTTTACCGAAGGCAAGCCCAACGGCTTCCTGTCGTTCCGCTCGGAAATCTGGCGCGACACCGACAATGCACGCTCCGGCATGCTTCCTTTCGCCTTCGAGGACGGCATGGGCTTTGAGCGCTATGTCGATTATGCGCTCGACGTGCCCATGTATTTCGTCAAGCGCGGTGATGACTACATCGACGTGTCGGGCTCTTCCTTCCGAGCCTTCTTCGACGGCCGCAACAACAACCTGCCCGGCGAGCGTCCGACGCTGTCGGACTGGGCCAATCATCTCTCGACCATCTTTCCGGAGGTGCGGCTGAAGCGCTACCTCGAGATGCGCGGCTCCGACGGTGGGCCCTGGGGCCGGCTGCCGGCGCTGCCGGCGTTCTGGGTCGGGCTGCTCTATGACAACACCTCGCTCGATGCCGCCTGGGATCTGGTGAAGCACTGGAGTGCACATGAGCGCCAGGCGTTGCGCGACGATGTGCCGCGCTTCGGCTTCAAGGCCCGGATCAAGGACCGCTACCTCTTCGAGATCGCCAAGGAATGCCTGGTCTTGGCCCATGCCGGCCTGCGGCGCCGCGGCCGGATCGACCAGCTCGGCCGCGACGAAACCCGCCATCTGGAGCCGCTGGACCACATCATCGATTGCGGGCGGACACCGGCCGAGGAGATGCTGGAGAAATTTCAGGGCGCCTGGAAGGAATCCGTGGAACCGGCCTACGAGGACTACGCGTTCTAG
- a CDS encoding MarR family winged helix-turn-helix transcriptional regulator, giving the protein MKRKPSTEATAAWIRLMRVQSRVLDCVEQDLKKAGFPPLAWYDALIELSRAPSGELRPVELERQMLIPQYSTSRLIDRLVDEGLAVRRECKIDKRGQFVEITEAGRELQKRMWGAYSAAIEKYVGSKLSDADAVKLSGLLDRLGCSCGEMKLPIASESTPLR; this is encoded by the coding sequence ATGAAACGCAAACCATCGACCGAGGCGACCGCCGCCTGGATCCGTCTGATGCGGGTGCAGAGCCGGGTGCTCGACTGTGTGGAGCAGGACCTGAAGAAGGCCGGCTTCCCGCCGCTCGCCTGGTATGATGCGCTTATCGAGCTGTCGCGCGCGCCCTCGGGCGAGCTGCGCCCGGTGGAGCTCGAGCGTCAGATGCTGATCCCGCAATATTCGACCTCGCGGCTGATCGATCGTCTGGTCGACGAGGGCCTCGCCGTGCGCCGCGAATGCAAGATCGACAAGCGCGGCCAGTTCGTCGAGATCACCGAAGCCGGCCGCGAGTTGCAGAAGCGGATGTGGGGTGCCTATTCCGCCGCAATCGAGAAGTATGTCGGCTCGAAATTGTCCGATGCGGACGCCGTCAAGCTCAGCGGTCTGCTCGACCGTCTCGGTTGCTCCTGCGGCGAGATGAAGCTGCCGATCGCCAGCGAGAGCACGCCGTTGCGATGA
- the gstA gene encoding glutathione transferase GstA, protein MKLYYSPGACSLSPHIALLEADLPYELVKVDIRAKKLENGEDFLKVNPKGQVPALGLDSGEIVTEGPVIVQMIADQASAKGLAPARDSSERYKLLEWLNFLTSEVHKSFGPLFSPVLADDAKAFFKDRVMGKLEYVDGQLAGRDYLMGKQFTVADGYLFTMLTWAERLKFDLSALTNLLAYKARVAARPKVQEALKREGLAQAA, encoded by the coding sequence ATGAAACTATATTATTCGCCGGGCGCGTGCTCGTTGTCCCCCCACATCGCCCTCCTGGAAGCCGACCTGCCCTATGAGCTCGTCAAGGTCGATATCCGCGCCAAGAAGCTTGAAAACGGTGAGGATTTTCTGAAGGTCAACCCGAAGGGCCAGGTGCCGGCGCTCGGTCTCGATAGCGGCGAGATCGTGACCGAAGGCCCGGTCATTGTCCAGATGATCGCCGATCAGGCCTCGGCCAAGGGCCTGGCGCCCGCGCGCGACAGTTCCGAGCGCTACAAGCTGCTGGAGTGGCTGAACTTCCTCACCTCGGAGGTACACAAGAGCTTTGGCCCGCTGTTCTCGCCGGTGCTGGCCGACGATGCCAAGGCGTTCTTCAAGGACCGTGTGATGGGCAAGCTGGAATATGTCGACGGCCAGCTCGCCGGTCGCGACTATTTGATGGGCAAGCAGTTCACCGTCGCCGACGGGTATCTCTTCACCATGCTGACCTGGGCCGAGCGGTTGAAGTTCGATCTCTCAGCCCTCACGAACCTCCTCGCCTACAAGGCCCGCGTCGCCGCACGGCCGAAGGTGCAGGAAGCTCTCAAACGGGAAGGGCTCGCGCAGGCGGCGTAA
- a CDS encoding FAD-dependent oxidoreductase → MTYKNFKVETDADGIALVTWDIPGRSMNVLDETSTSELEAIVKETTADAAVKGVVITSSKEAFCAGADLSMLEGMNQAYARVFKEQGETAANQMLFDQSRRFSQVLRSIETSGKPWVAAINGLALGGGFEITLCCHYRVAAENPKTRLGLPEVKVGLFPGAGGTQRVPRLVPPQDAMTILLKGDPVALDRAKQLNLIHAIVPAADLIKAAKDWIKGGGKAVAPWDEKGFKLPGGPVFSKNGMMMFPAGNAIYRRETYDNYPAARAIMSCVYEGLQLPIDAALRVESRYFTSVLRSKEAAAMIRSLFLSIQELNKGARRPKDVPPTKVKKIAVIGAGFMGASVGYVSARAGLDVVLIDRDQESADKGRAHAQKVIEEQIKKGRAKPADAESLLARITATADYAALKDVDLVIEAVFEDRKVKAETFAKAQEHLKPDVIFASNTSTLPITSLAESFKDQGKFVGIHFFSPVEKMMLVEIILGKNTGDVALATALDYVRTIGKTPIVVNDSRGFFANRCVGRYVAEGNEMFLEGVPPAMIENCAKMAGMPVGPLSLSDEVALDLGLKIMKATEADLGPNAINPDQKKLMVEMVENQGRLGRKNSKGFYDYPEKGKGQKSLWPGLSALQPKQLDPDTLDVEELKQRFLVVQAVEAARTVEDHVITDPREADVGSILGFGFAPFTGGTLSYIDFMGPKKFVELCHKLEAKYGSRFTPPKLLEEMAAKGETFYGRFAPKKSAA, encoded by the coding sequence ATGACTTACAAGAACTTCAAGGTTGAGACCGACGCTGACGGCATCGCGCTCGTCACCTGGGACATCCCGGGCCGTTCGATGAACGTGCTCGACGAGACCTCGACCAGCGAGCTCGAGGCGATCGTCAAGGAAACCACGGCGGATGCCGCGGTGAAGGGCGTCGTCATCACCTCCAGCAAGGAGGCGTTCTGCGCCGGCGCCGATCTGTCGATGCTCGAGGGCATGAACCAGGCCTACGCAAGGGTCTTCAAGGAGCAGGGCGAGACGGCCGCGAACCAGATGCTGTTCGACCAGAGCCGGCGCTTCTCGCAGGTGTTGCGTTCCATCGAGACCTCGGGCAAGCCCTGGGTGGCTGCGATCAACGGGCTGGCGCTCGGCGGCGGTTTCGAGATCACGCTGTGCTGCCACTATCGCGTGGCGGCGGAGAATCCCAAGACGCGCCTCGGTCTGCCCGAGGTGAAGGTCGGCCTGTTTCCCGGGGCCGGTGGCACGCAGCGCGTGCCGCGCCTGGTGCCGCCGCAGGATGCCATGACCATCCTGCTCAAGGGCGATCCCGTCGCGCTCGACAGGGCCAAGCAGCTCAACCTGATCCACGCCATCGTTCCTGCGGCCGATCTCATCAAGGCGGCGAAGGACTGGATCAAGGGCGGCGGCAAGGCGGTCGCGCCCTGGGACGAAAAGGGCTTCAAGCTCCCCGGCGGCCCTGTATTCTCCAAGAACGGCATGATGATGTTCCCGGCGGGTAACGCCATCTACCGCCGCGAGACCTACGACAACTACCCGGCCGCGCGCGCGATCATGAGCTGCGTGTATGAGGGCCTCCAGTTGCCGATCGACGCCGCGCTGCGCGTGGAGTCGCGCTACTTCACCTCGGTGCTGCGTTCGAAGGAAGCAGCCGCGATGATCCGCAGCCTATTCCTGTCGATCCAGGAGCTGAACAAGGGTGCGCGCCGTCCGAAGGATGTGCCGCCGACCAAGGTGAAGAAGATCGCCGTGATCGGCGCCGGCTTCATGGGCGCGAGCGTCGGCTACGTCTCGGCCCGTGCCGGTCTCGACGTCGTCCTGATCGATCGCGACCAGGAAAGCGCCGACAAGGGCAGGGCGCATGCTCAGAAGGTGATCGAAGAGCAGATCAAGAAGGGCCGCGCCAAGCCCGCGGACGCCGAATCGCTGCTCGCGCGCATCACGGCGACTGCCGACTATGCGGCGCTGAAGGACGTCGATCTCGTCATCGAGGCCGTGTTCGAGGATCGCAAGGTCAAGGCGGAGACGTTTGCGAAGGCGCAGGAACATCTGAAGCCGGACGTGATCTTCGCGTCGAACACCTCGACGCTGCCGATCACTTCGCTCGCGGAAAGCTTCAAGGACCAGGGCAAGTTCGTCGGCATCCACTTCTTCTCGCCGGTCGAGAAGATGATGCTGGTCGAGATCATCCTCGGCAAGAACACCGGCGACGTCGCGTTGGCGACGGCGCTCGACTATGTCCGCACCATCGGCAAGACGCCGATCGTCGTGAACGACAGCCGCGGCTTCTTCGCCAACCGCTGCGTCGGCCGTTACGTCGCCGAAGGCAACGAGATGTTCCTGGAAGGCGTGCCGCCGGCGATGATCGAGAACTGCGCCAAGATGGCCGGCATGCCGGTCGGTCCGCTCTCGCTGTCCGACGAGGTCGCGCTCGACCTCGGCCTCAAGATCATGAAGGCGACGGAAGCGGATCTCGGCCCCAACGCCATCAACCCCGATCAGAAGAAGCTGATGGTGGAGATGGTCGAGAATCAGGGCCGCCTGGGGCGCAAGAACAGCAAGGGATTTTACGACTATCCGGAAAAGGGCAAAGGCCAGAAGAGCCTGTGGCCGGGTCTGTCAGCGCTGCAGCCCAAGCAGCTCGACCCCGATACGCTCGATGTCGAGGAATTGAAGCAGCGCTTCCTGGTGGTGCAGGCGGTGGAAGCCGCGCGCACGGTGGAGGATCACGTCATCACCGATCCGCGCGAAGCGGACGTCGGCTCGATCCTCGGCTTCGGCTTCGCGCCGTTCACCGGCGGCACGCTGTCCTATATCGACTTCATGGGGCCTAAGAAGTTCGTCGAGCTCTGCCACAAGCTCGAAGCCAAATACGGCTCCCGCTTCACCCCGCCAAAACTGCTCGAGGAGATGGCGGCGAAGGGCGAGACCTTCTATGGCCGCTTCGCGCCGAAGAAATCGGCGGCCTAG
- a CDS encoding acetyl-CoA C-acetyltransferase, with the protein MPEAFIYDHVRTPRGRGKPDGALHEVTALALATVPLQALKERNNLPVDSVDDVVLGVVDPVGEAGSDIARFAALKAGLGEAVPGVQISRFCASGLDAVNFAAAQVMSGQHELVIGGGAESMSRVGIGASGGAWPMDPSMAVPAYFMPQGVSADLIATKYGFSRDDVDAYAVQSQQRAGKAWDEGRFNRSVVPVKDINGLTILAKDEHMRPSTTMQSLAQLQPSFTMMAQMGGFDAVAVQSHPEIERVNYVHHAGNSSGIVDGAGAVLLGSKEAGTKYGMKPRAKIRAFANIGSEPAMMLTGPVDVTEKLFARSGMKKSDIDLFELNEAFASVVLRYIQAFEIDNAKINVNGGAIALGHPLGATGAMILGTVLDELERTNKSTALVTLCIGGGMGTATIIERV; encoded by the coding sequence ATGCCTGAGGCATTCATCTACGACCACGTTCGCACGCCGCGCGGCCGCGGCAAGCCGGACGGCGCGCTGCACGAGGTCACCGCGCTGGCGCTCGCCACCGTGCCGCTGCAGGCGCTGAAGGAGCGCAACAACCTGCCCGTGGACTCCGTCGATGACGTCGTGCTTGGCGTGGTCGATCCCGTCGGCGAGGCCGGCAGCGACATCGCGCGCTTCGCGGCACTCAAAGCCGGCCTCGGCGAAGCCGTTCCCGGCGTGCAGATCAGCCGCTTCTGCGCCTCCGGGCTCGATGCCGTGAACTTCGCTGCCGCCCAGGTGATGAGCGGCCAGCATGAGCTGGTGATCGGCGGCGGCGCCGAGTCCATGAGCCGCGTCGGCATCGGCGCCTCCGGCGGTGCATGGCCAATGGACCCCTCGATGGCAGTGCCGGCCTATTTCATGCCGCAGGGCGTCTCGGCCGACCTGATCGCCACGAAATACGGCTTCTCCCGCGATGACGTCGACGCCTACGCGGTGCAGAGCCAGCAGCGTGCCGGCAAGGCTTGGGACGAAGGTCGCTTCAACAGGTCGGTGGTGCCGGTGAAGGACATCAACGGCCTTACCATCCTCGCCAAGGACGAGCACATGCGTCCCTCGACGACGATGCAGTCGCTGGCGCAGCTCCAGCCGTCCTTCACCATGATGGCGCAGATGGGCGGCTTCGATGCGGTTGCGGTCCAGTCGCATCCGGAGATCGAGCGCGTCAATTATGTGCACCACGCCGGCAATTCCTCCGGAATCGTCGATGGCGCGGGCGCCGTGCTGCTCGGCAGCAAGGAGGCAGGCACGAAGTACGGCATGAAGCCGCGTGCCAAGATCCGCGCCTTCGCCAATATCGGTTCGGAGCCGGCGATGATGCTGACCGGCCCGGTCGACGTCACCGAAAAGCTGTTTGCGCGCTCGGGCATGAAGAAGTCGGATATCGACCTGTTCGAGCTCAACGAGGCCTTCGCCTCCGTCGTGCTGCGCTACATCCAGGCGTTCGAGATCGACAACGCCAAGATCAACGTCAATGGCGGCGCGATCGCGCTCGGTCATCCGTTAGGGGCGACCGGCGCGATGATCCTGGGCACCGTGCTCGACGAGCTCGAGCGCACCAACAAGTCGACCGCGCTGGTGACGCTGTGCATCGGCGGCGGCATGGGCACCGCGACCATCATCGAGCGCGTCTAA
- a CDS encoding acyl-CoA dehydrogenase C-terminal domain-containing protein — protein sequence MPIYKAPVEDVNFLFNDVFQIDRYDNLPGFSDASSDVREAILGEAAKLAEEVFQPLNRVGDLEGCKRTDDGSVTTPKGFKDAFRQVAEGGWLGLSAPTEYGGQGLPVTLSQAVNEFQCSANMAFSMYGGLTMGATAALLVHGTPEQKKTYVPKMVAGEWTGTMNLTEPHCGTDLGMLRTKAVRQADGSFKISGTKIFISAGEHDLTGNIIHLVLARIEGAPAGIKGVSLFVVPKFLVNADGSVGQRNGVVCGSIEHKMGIHGNSTCVMNYDNATGWLVGEENKGMQGMFVMMNEARLGVAVQGLAQSEVAYQNAVAYARERIQGRALTGAKAPDKPADPIIVHPDVRRTLLSIRAFNEAARAFVVWTALKSDVAHRSEDPKDRQAADDHMGLMTPVLKGFLTDYGFANAVQAQQMYGGHGYIAEQGMEQFVRDARIAMIYEGANGIQALDLVGRKLPRDGGRAIMAFFGEVMGFAKENGGDEALKPFLAPLSTSLGHLQQATTWLMQNAMMKPDNAGAAATDYLHLFGFVALGYMWARMAKVTLGKIAESGATPYLSTKLVTGRFFMERMLPETAAHLARIQAGCATIMELPAEAF from the coding sequence ATGCCGATCTATAAAGCCCCCGTCGAAGACGTGAACTTCCTCTTCAACGACGTCTTCCAGATCGACCGCTATGACAATCTGCCCGGCTTCTCCGACGCATCGAGCGATGTGCGCGAGGCGATCCTGGGCGAAGCCGCCAAGCTCGCCGAAGAGGTGTTCCAGCCGCTCAACCGCGTCGGCGATCTCGAAGGCTGCAAGCGCACTGATGACGGCAGTGTCACCACGCCGAAGGGTTTCAAGGACGCCTTCAGGCAGGTCGCAGAAGGCGGCTGGCTCGGCCTTTCCGCGCCGACCGAATATGGCGGCCAGGGTCTGCCGGTCACGCTGAGCCAGGCGGTCAACGAATTCCAGTGCTCGGCCAACATGGCCTTCTCGATGTATGGCGGCCTCACCATGGGCGCGACCGCGGCACTGCTGGTGCATGGTACGCCCGAGCAGAAGAAGACCTACGTGCCGAAGATGGTGGCGGGCGAATGGACCGGCACCATGAACCTGACCGAGCCGCATTGCGGCACCGATCTCGGCATGCTCCGCACCAAGGCGGTGCGCCAGGCGGACGGCAGCTTCAAGATCTCAGGCACGAAGATCTTCATCTCGGCCGGCGAGCATGATCTCACTGGCAACATCATCCATCTCGTGCTCGCCCGCATCGAGGGAGCACCCGCCGGCATCAAGGGCGTCTCGCTGTTCGTGGTGCCCAAATTCCTGGTCAACGCCGATGGTTCGGTGGGGCAGCGCAACGGTGTGGTCTGCGGCTCGATCGAGCACAAGATGGGCATCCACGGCAATTCCACCTGCGTGATGAACTACGACAACGCTACCGGCTGGCTGGTCGGCGAAGAGAACAAGGGTATGCAGGGCATGTTCGTGATGATGAACGAGGCCCGCCTCGGCGTCGCAGTCCAAGGCCTCGCGCAGTCGGAAGTCGCCTATCAGAACGCCGTCGCCTATGCGCGCGAGCGCATCCAGGGCCGCGCGCTCACCGGCGCGAAGGCGCCGGACAAGCCGGCCGATCCGATCATCGTGCATCCCGACGTGCGTCGTACCCTGCTGTCGATCCGCGCCTTCAACGAGGCCGCGCGCGCCTTCGTGGTGTGGACCGCGCTCAAGAGCGACGTCGCCCACCGCTCGGAAGATCCCAAGGACCGTCAGGCCGCCGACGATCACATGGGCCTGATGACGCCGGTGCTGAAAGGCTTCCTCACCGACTACGGCTTTGCCAACGCGGTGCAGGCGCAGCAGATGTATGGCGGCCACGGCTACATCGCCGAGCAGGGCATGGAGCAGTTCGTGCGCGATGCCCGCATCGCCATGATCTATGAAGGCGCCAACGGCATCCAGGCGCTCGACCTCGTCGGCCGCAAGCTGCCGCGCGACGGTGGCCGCGCCATCATGGCGTTCTTCGGCGAGGTGATGGGCTTCGCCAAGGAGAACGGCGGCGACGAGGCGCTGAAGCCCTTTCTCGCGCCGCTCTCGACCTCGCTCGGTCATCTCCAGCAGGCCACCACCTGGCTGATGCAGAACGCGATGATGAAGCCGGACAATGCCGGTGCCGCCGCAACCGATTACCTGCATCTCTTCGGCTTCGTCGCGCTCGGCTACATGTGGGCGCGGATGGCCAAAGTCACGCTGGGGAAGATTGCCGAGTCCGGGGCCACGCCCTATCTCTCCACCAAGCTCGTCACCGGCCGCTTCTTCATGGAGCGGATGCTGCCGGAAACCGCGGCGCATCTCGCGCGCATCCAGGCCGGCTGCGCCACCATCATGGAACTGCCGGCGGAAGCATTCTAA